DNA from Prosthecobacter fusiformis:
CTGGCGCATTGATCTTCCCCCCACGCCCCCCAAAAACAGAATGGGTCCCACGAGACGCATTCGTCCCATGAGACCCATCTCGGTCATCGGATGATCTGGCAATGGCCTCAGGCCACAGTCAGCGTCACCGGAATGTTCCCGCGTGTCGCATTCGAGTAAGGACACACGATGTGCGCCTTCTGCACCAAGTCTTCGACCACACTTTTTTCCAGGCCTGGAACGTGGATCGTCAGGGAGACTTCGAGACCAAAGCCTTCCCCGTCATCGCGGGGACCGATGCCCACCTGGCCGGTGACCGTCGCATCAGCAGGAACAGCGATCCCGCCCTTGCCTGCGACGAACTTCAGCGCGCCGAGGAAACAAGCTGAATAACCAGCGGCAAAAAGCTGCTCAGGATTGGTGCCGGAGCCGCCTCCTCCACCGAGTTCCTTCGGGGTGGAAAGGGTGACGGAGAGGGTGCCATCGGCAGTGGCGGCTTTGCCTTCACGGCCTCCGGTCGCGGTGGCCTGGGTTGTGTAGAGTACTTTCATAATGAGTTGAGTGTATGGGTTGAGGATTAAGTATTAGCGGAGACCGCCGGTGATCAAGAAGCTCTCTCCGGTTATCCATGAAGAATCGCTGGAGGCCAGGAAAACGGCTGCCGGGGCGATGTCTTGCGTCTGGCCGATGCGGCCCAGGGGCGTCTGCTTTTCCAGATCTCTGCGCAATTCGCTCTCGGAAATGCCAGCAGAATGCACCCCTTCCGTTTCCACCATGCCCGGATTGATGGCGTTGACCCGGATTTTTCGGGCACCTAGCTCTTTGGCCAGCACACGTGTCGCGGTATCCACGGCCCCTTTGGTGGCTGAATAGACGACCGAATTGGGGACTGCCAGCGTGGTGACTCCAGAGCTGATGTTAATGATGCTGCCACCCTCCGGGCCGATCAATTTCACCGCTTCCTGGGTCGTCAGGATGAGGCCGAGGACATTCAGATTAAACTGCTTATGGTAATGCTCCTCCGTCACTTCTTCCAAAGGCGCGAATTCATAGATCCCTGCATTGTTCACCAAAATGTCCACCTTGCCGTAGGCCTTTTGGGTTTCAGAAAAGAGGCGCTCAATGTCGGCCTTTTTCGAGACATCTCCCTGCACGGCGATGGCCTTGCCGCCCTTGAGAGTGATTTCGTCCACCACCTTGTCCGCACCGACTTTGCTGGAGGCATAGTTGACGACGACTGAGGCTCCCTCAGCGGCGAAGTGTTTGGCGATGTCCGCCCCGATTCCTTTAGAGGCTCCTGTGACGACGGCGACTTTGTTTTTGAGTTTCATGAGGGTGTCTATTTGAGGTGTTGCAAACGGTTTTGTATCGTTCGGTATGAAAGTGATAACACTGGACAAACAGACGTCAATGAATAATTTACCGATCAGTATGAAAAAAGATTTATCACCCCCATGCGTCGGTCGTCCGCGTTGTTTCGACCCCGAGGAGGCCCTGGAAAAAGCCATGCAGGTTTTTTGGAAGCAGGGCTATGAAGGCACCTCTCTCTCGGACCTGACCGAGGCCATGGGCATCAACCGCCCCAGCCTGTATGCCACCTTTGGCAACAAGGAAGCTCTCTTCGTGAAAGTCATGGACCGCTACTCCGCCGGTCCCGTTGCCTACGTGCTTGATTCGCTAAACGAACCCACCGTCAAAAAAGTCATCGAGAAGCTTTTTGCCGATGCAGTAAGCTTGTTTGCAGACCCCGACCTGCCGCGCGGCTGCATGGGCATCCAGGGCGTGCTTTGCGGGAGCAAGGAGACTGCATCCGTGGTGGAAAATGTCCGGGCGCGAAGAGTCGCCACCCAGAAAAAAATGGCCGAGCGATTTGAGCGTGGCATCCAGGAAGGGGATCTGCCTTCTTCAGTGAATGCCGAAGACCTTGCCCGGCATCTGGTCATCATCCTGAATGGCCTTTCCATTCAGGCCTCCAATGGAGCCTGCCGTGAGGAATTGAAAAGGGCCGTCGGTTTTGCCCTCCAGTCGTTGCCTTTTTGATCGTGCCCGATGGCGGAGCCTGCGCCTCTTGATTTCATGGCGATTCTCCCGAGGTTCCGCGTCCCAACCATGAGTCCTTTATACCCACTGGCAAAAGTGGCCCGCACAGTCCCCTGTGCGGAAAGCCGTTCCGAAGCCCCTGAATCCTCAAAAGATCCAACCTGCCGTCGAAGCTCTGTGGGCCTTTCCTCCTTTTTGCCCCAGCGTCCCCGCGCAGGGACTGCACGGACCCCTTTTCTCTTCGCCACCCTCACGTTCGTCCTCCTCGCACAAGCGTGCGGGCTGGCCGCCGAGCCAAAAACGGTCCGCATTCTGACCATCGGCAACAGCTTTTCCCGCAATGCCACCAATCACCTGGATGACCTGGCCAAGGCTGGCGGGCATACTCTCATCCACACACCCATCGTGGTCGGCGGCGCATCGCTTGAACTGCACTCGGAAAAAGCCATCGCCCACGCCAAGGACCCTAAGGACAAGGCCGGTCTCTACACCAATGGCCGCAGCCTGGTGCAGCAGTTGAAGGCGGAAAAGTGGGACTACGTCACCATCCAGCAGGCCAGCATCAAGAGCCATGACTTCGCGACCTATCAGCCGCATGCGAGCCGTCTCTGGGAGATCATCCAAAAGAATGCACCCTCCGCAAAACTGCTCGTCCATCAGACCTGGGCGTATCGGAAAGACGACCCACGTTTCACCAAGCCTAACAATGAAGTGAACGGTCCCACGACCCAAGCGGAAATGTACAGACGCCTCAGCGCTGCCTATGCGACCCTGACAAAGGAGCTGGGTGCCCGCCGCCTGCCCGTGGGCGATGCTATGTACCAGGCGGATACGGATGCCAAGTGGGGCTACCAAACAGACACAAGTTTTGATTTTAAGACGGCTAAATATCCTGCCTTGCCTAACCAAAAGCACTCTCTGCATGCCGGCTGGAGCTGGAAGGTGCCCAAGACCAGCAAAGATGGAAAAAAAGTCCTCGGCATGGATGGCCATCATGCCGGCATCGCTGGTGAATACCTGGGTGCCTGCGTTTGGTATGAAGTGCTGTTTGATGAAAGCGCAGTGGGCAATAGCTACATCCCCAAAGGCATGGAGGTGGACTATGCGCGCTTCCTTCAGGAAACCGCGCATCGCGCCGTCGTGAAAGCTGCCGGAAAAGCTCCCAAGAGTGGAACTTCTAAAGCAACCCCGGCCTCGGCTGACACCGTTTTGAAAATGAAGGGACTCGTCGCCTTTTGGGATTTTCAGGAGGCCGCAGGCCAGCCGCGCGTCGCTAAAGGTTCCGAGCCTTACTCCCTCCAGGAAATGAAAGGCCCCATCCAGCGTACGGATGATGGCGTCTTCGGTCCCTGGTCTGTGGACATCAAGCGCGGGCAGTGGCTCATGATTCCTCGCGCCCAGGTGGGTGCGCTGGACATTCACGGCAAGGACGCAAAGGTCACCGTGGTTGCTTGGGTGAAACGTCAGGCCAAAGACTCCTGGCAGGCCATCGCCGGAGTCTGGGATGAGACGCGCAAAAAGCGTCAGTATTGCCTGTTCCTGAATGCCCCTCGCGGCACCAAGGCGGATGAGATGAAACGTTATCCCCTCGCCAATCGCATCCACGGTCACGTCTCCGCCATCGGCGGCCCCACGCCGGGTGATGACTTTTGCATCACCTACTCCAGCGGAGCCACGGAGATCCCCATGAAAAAATGGGTCTGTCTGGTCATGCAGTACACGGGCAAGGAATCCCGCGTGTATGTGAATGGAAAGCTGGATGTGCTGGAGCAGTACAATCCCTTCCCATATCCAGACGGCCTCTATGATGGTGGCAAAGAAGGAGCAGATTTCACCGTCGGGGCCGTGCATCGTGGCGGCACCTGGGGAAACTTCTTTGGAGGCCAACTGGGCGGCCTAGCCGTGTATGACCGCGCCCTGACCGATGCCGAACTTAAAAGGCTGGCCGGACTGACTCCGCAACCTCAATGAATTCCGCCTCCCGACTTCCACGCTGGGCCGCCATTATTCCCTGGCTGTTCGTCCTGCTGTGGAGCAGTGGATTCATCGGCTCCAAGCTGGGCGTACCTTATGCTGAGCCGTTCACTTTCCTGACCTTTCGCTACATCATCGTGCTGGTGGTGCTGGTCCCCATTGCCCTGCTTACCCGTGCCCCCTGGCCGCAGGGAAAAGACCAGATTGGGCACCTCATCTTTGCCGGTCTTCTCATCCATGCTCTATATCTCAGCGGCTGCGTGTACGCCTTGCGGTTAGGCCTGCCAGCAGGGATCGTCAGCCTCATCGTCTCCCTTCAGCCCCTGCTCACCGCCGCCTTTGCAGGCATGATGTTGGGGGAGCGTGTCATGCCCCGGCAGTGGGGCGGGCTGGCTCTTGGTTTCATCGGCACCGTGCTTGTGGTCGCACACAAGACCGGCAGCGGCCTCACCTTCATCTCCACTGTGCCCGCCCTCCTGGCCCTCATCGGCATCACCGCCGGGACCTTATGGCAAAAGCGCCATTGCCCCGCCTTTGATCTCCGCACCAGCACCGTAGTGCAGTATGCCGCCAGCCTCGTCGTGACCGTCATTCTCGCCCTCGTCACCGAGACTGGCGAGGTGCAGTGGACTGGCCAGTTTGTCTTCGCTCTTCTCTGGGTGGCTCTCGTGCTATCCATCGGTGCCATCAGTCTTTTAAACCACCTCATCCGCAGCGGCACCGCCGTGAATGTGGCCAGCCTCTTTTACACCGTCCCCGCCGTCACCGCCCTCATGGCCTGGGCCATCTTTGGCGAAACTCTCACCGGCCTATCCCTCGTCGGCATGGTCATCGCCGTCCTCGGCGTCTGGCTGGCGCGTGGGAAGTAGGAGATGCATTGACATCCTGAGGGTAAGATCACATCTTACCCACATGACAACTGTAGTTTCCAGTAAAGGACAGGTGGTTCTCCCGGCACAATTACGCGAGCTGGACCATATTCAACCGGGGCAGCAGTTTGATATTGAGCGTGTTGAGGAAGGCCAATACTTGCTTAAAAGGCAGGTCTCTGAAAACGAAGGTTTGGTGGATTGGCTGCTCTCATGTCCAGACAAAGGCTGGTTCACGGAAGTTGAATCTGAATCTACCGACACGCTATGAAGTTCATTGTGGATGCCAATGTGTTGAGCGAGCCGACTAAACCCGAGCCCAGTCTGGCCGTGATCACCTGGCTGAGGAAACACGAACGTGACTTGGTGGTAAACCCCATCGTCTTGGGCGAAATCGAGTATGGCATTCTGCTTCTCAATCCCAGCCGACGGCGCAGTCGGTTGGAAGCCTGGTTTCGTGCAGGTGTGAGTCGTATTCAAAATCTGGACTTTGACGCCAATTGCGCAGCCCAATGGGCGCGCCTCCTGGCGGAGCTCAAAAAGAAAGGCCGTGCTATGCCGGTCAAAGACAGTCTCATTGCAGCCTCCGCCCTTGCTCACGGACTGACGGTGGCGACTCGGAATGTGAATGACTTCCGCCATACGGGAACGCCAGTGGTGAACCCTTTTGATTGAGGTCACGGGAAAACGGGTGACGGAGATTCCTAATCCGTATACGCCCCCACTTTCCCCCAATCCTGGCCCGCTGCATGCGTTGATGGCTACCTTCAGCCACCGCCCGACCATGCACGAAGCTCCCACCCGACATTTTGACATTGCCATCATCGGCGGAGGATTTGCTGGCGTTTACTGTGCACAGCAGGTCCTGAAAAAGCTTCGCGGCATTAAATCCATGCGCGTCGGCATCATCGCCAGCGAGAACCACATGGTCTTCCAGCCCATGCTGCCAGAAGTCGTCGGCGGCTCCCTTTCACCCCAGCATGTGGTGAATCCCATCCGCATGATCTGTGAGGAAGCCGATGTCTTAAAGGCCTCCGTCACCAGCCTGGATCTGGAAAACCGCATCATGACCCTGGACGGCGGGCGCTTCACCCCCAACGTCACCGTCACTTTCGATCACCTCATGCTCTCCCCCGGAGCCGGCGTGGACCTCAGCCGCATCCCTGGCATGTCAGAGCATGCCTACCTCATGCGCACCGTCGGTGACGCGATGAAACTCCGCGCCGCCATCATCAGCCGCATGGAGGAGGCCAATCTCATCACCAAGCATCAGCAGCGCAAAGAAATGCTCTCCTTTGTTGTCGTTGGTGGCGGTTATTCCGGGGTGGAAACCGCAGGCCAGATCCAGGATCTCATCGCCGGTGTACTCCGTTATTATGACAACATCCGCGCGGATGAGCCCAGCGTCACCCTCGTCCATAGTGGCGAGCGTTTGCTCAGCATGCTCGGTCCCGGTCTCGGGGATTACACCCGCCGCTGCCTGGAAAAAATGGGCGTTAATCTCATCTTTAACAAACGTGTCCGCGCCGTCACCGCCCGCACCGTTCAGCTCAATGATGGCAGCACCATCATCTCAAACCTCGTTGTCTGTACCGTCGGCAATGCCCCTCATCCCATCCTGCAAGCACTCGGAGCCGCAGGTGCCGTTCCTCTGGAGCGCGGCAAAGTAGTCGTGGACCCCACCGGGCAGGTGAAGGGTGTGGAAAAAGTATGGGCAGCAGGGGATTGCGCTGCTTTTCCCAAAGCCGATGGCGGCTTCTGTCCGGAGACCGCCCAGTTTGCCATGCGCCAGGGCGCGATCATCGGCACCAACATCGTCGCCTGCATCCAGGGAAAACCCTTGAAACCCTTCAAGTTCACCGGTCTGGGAGAGCTCGCCACCATCGGTCACCGCAAGGCCGTCGCTATGGTTTTTGGCCTGCGTTTTTCAGGCCTCCTGGCCTGGTTCATGTGGCGCAGCATTTACCTCATGAAGCTCCCCGGGATGGACCGCAAACTCCGCGTCATGGCGGAGTGGACCTTCGAGATGTTTTTCCCTCGCGATATCAATCTTCTCACCCCCAGCTTCTCCTCACCCCTCGGTGAGATGCACTTGGAAAAAGGCGATTCCCTCTTCCGCTCCGGCGAGCCTGCCCAGTCCCTTTACGCCGTCAAAAAAGGCTGTGTCGAGATCACCGATGCCAACGGCCACCTCGTCAAGGCCGCTGTTGCTGGAGAGCACTTTGGTGAACGTGCCTTGTTAGGCGATGGCATCTGGCGCTTCGATGCCACCGCCAAAGAACCCAGCGAACTCGTCGCCATTGACGGCGGTACTTTCAAAACATTGGTGAAAAGCATCGGCTCCCTGGACAGCCTCTTCCGCGCCACCGCCCAGCAGTATCATCTGCCGGAGGAAATCCAGCAGACTGTCGCCGCCATGTCAGAGACCACCCGCCTGTCCATCGCTGCGGATGTCATGACCAAGTCCGTCACCTCGCTTCAGGCCGGGCAGACGGTGCAGGACGCCATCGCTGAATTTCAGGCTCATCCTCACAGCACCTATCCGGTGACGGAGGATGGCAAGGTCATTGGCCTCCTTCGCCGCTCCATCGCCTATGACTGGCTGAAAAATCACGGCCTCACCAGCCAGGATCTTCTCAAGGACCTCCCCCTCACCAAGCCCTTCTGCGTCCGTTCAGACATGCCCGTGCCAGAGCTGGTCCAGACCCTCATGCGCACCGGCGTCAGCAAGGCCATCGTTGTGGATCCAGATTATCGTTTGTTAGGCATCGTCACCGTCTTTGATCTCCTCAAAGGCGGCCAGGAATCCGTCCCCCCAGTTGCCCCCGTCATCTTGCCAGAGCTCGCCATCAGTCCGCGATAAAGATGCGGTCCTTCGATCCGGTAATCTCCACCTTCACGGTGTCATCGTTTTGGACCATGACAGTCGCCGAGCATGAGGAGGGCAATCGGCTCGAAGGGAGCCGGGTTGAATGGAATCGAAAATAATGAGTGCTGCCATCCTTCAAAGGCGGCAGGTCGGACAGATTGTTGACGACGATGGGGCTAGCCGGTGCAGATGCTGCCGCTACTGTTCCCTGGGCACGCTTTGCGCGCTCCTCGGCGTTAGCCTGTCCCATTTCCTGCATTTTCATCTGCCATTCCAACGTCTGTTTTTCTGACCAGTCATCAGGAGATTTCATCAGCCAGATTTTACTTGGCCAGGGCCGCCCCATCACATTCCAACCGGCAGGGCAGCTCATCAGCCAGCCCTCACGGATTCCTTCGGCGCGGTAAAGCTCACCCGCATCGCCCGCGGAAATCCGGTCCCCGCCAAGCCACTTTCCACATCCCGTGCCGTCTGCGGCAGTTCGGCCAGATCCCCACCAACCTTCAGTGCACGCCACCGGCGCTCATCCTCCGGGCTGAGCTTCATCGGCCACTTTTCCTGGGGCATCAGTGGAGTCCAGTTGGAGACGTCTTGGCCTTCATCCATAGGTTCGCCAGGCGCAGCTTGTAGCATTGCCAGTGGCAGTGCCGTCACCAGAGCGAGTCCCGCCCATAGCATGGACCATCCTGGGGCCGCAGCCTCTCGATCTTTGCCTCCATCCAAAACGGCCTCCACCCTTCCTTCCACCGGCCCCGGTCTCGCCATCGCCAGCGCACACAAGCTCAGTCCCGTACCCATCTTCGCATGGCGGCTCAGGTCCAGGAGATGCTGAGCATAATCACTCGCCCGGATGCCATGGCGCAGTACCGTGTCATCACAGGCCTGTTCCTGGTCCGCCCGCATTCGTCCCAGTGTCAGCCAGGCCAGTGGATTGAACCAATGAACCGCCAGCATGATCTGCCCTGCCCATAGTGCCAGAGGATCCCGTCTCTTTAAATGTGCCAGCTCATGCAGCAGCACCGCGCGCAGCTTGTCAGCAGGCCACTCGGCTGCCCCTACTGGCAGTAGCAGATGCGGACGAAAGACACCCCACACCATTGGCACCGCATCTTTTTCCCCTAACAAAAGGCGTGGTTGTCTTTGTATCCCCAGTTCCATCGCGATTTTCGCCATCATTGAGGATACTGAAGCCGCTTCACCTTCGCTACGCGCCTGGCATTTTGCGGCCAGTGTTCTCAGCCGCCACGCTCCGTACCCTGTCCTTGCCATCAGTATTCCAAACACCCCTAGCCAGACCATCCCTACCAGCGGTTGCAGTTGCACCCAGGAAAAAGGCATCGCCGGGGCAGGGGATACCACGGTCGTCTCCAGCTCTACCTGGATGGGCGTATTCGCTTTACTATCCCCTCCCTCTCTCGGCAACACCGTTACCTTCTGTCGGGGTTGCGGCACGCGGTTCGTAGCCGCCCTATTCTGAGGAAATTCCCCAGACCGCATCATTGTCGGCAGCACCTGCCACGCTGGGAGAAAAAACACCGCCACCGGCAATGCCAGCGTGGAAAGAACTGCCATCATCCACAATGGATAGCGCCGCGCAGCCGAAACCCTCCGCAGACCCAGCCCTGCCATTAAAGCCAGCCCCAAGACCAGAGTGCCTTTCACCGCCACATGATTCAGAGATTCCAGCCAGAGTGAGATCGAGGTCATAAATGCATCCTTCAGGTTAGTCTTTCGTTTCTAGATTCCTCAGCGCCCCTCCTTCCGCGCCTCCTCGATGAGTTGCTGTAGCCGCATCGCCTGCTCATCCGTCAGTGCCGCATTTTTACCGGTCAGGTGTGCCGCCAACGCCTCATCCATCGCCCCGCCGAAAAACGTGTCCAGCACATGCCTCAGCGCTTTCAGACCCGCACGCGCCTTGGATTGCGCAGGTGCATACACCACCTCACGCCCCTCCTTGCCCAGCCGCTTTGCATGTCCCTTTTCCTCCAAAATGTGCATCATCCGCCTCACCGCCATATCTGTCGGTGGGTCCGGCAGTTCCACCTGCACCCGCGCCACCGTCGCACTCCCCGCCGCGTGCAGCACATCCATGATCTGCCTTTCGCGACGTGATAAATTGTTAGGATCACTCATTTCGTTATATTTTTAACGAAATGAAATCGGTTAGGCAAGCGTTAACGCTAATTTTTTAACTTTTCCTGCTTTCACATATTCTTATTCACTGCCCAAGCTGCATTTTTTGAGAGCATTCCTGATCTTAGAAGGCCCCCTCATGGTGAAGTCCGTGTGTCACCCCCGGCATTCACTGGGCGATTTAAGAATACGGCAACATTTCATGCAAGTTTTCGCCGCGACCGGACACTTATGGGTGAACACCATGAATGCGATGCCCACCCACCCCATTGATGAAGAGCTCGCCATGCTGGGTGCGGGCAAGACCGCAGCGGCCTGTGAAAAGATTGTAGCACAGCATGGCTCCCTGGTGAAGAGCGCCTGCCTCCGGGTGCTGCGGGATGAGGGGCTGGCAGAGGATGCGGCGCAGGAGACCTTTATGCTGCTGATAAAAAAAGCTTCATCGCTGCCTCCCTCCACACCCTTGGCGGGCTGGCTCTATCATGCCGCCTGTCGCACCGCCTTGAACCACCAGCGTGCTGCGATTCGCCGCCGTGCTCGCGAAAATTCCATAGAGCTCATGAATCAAATGATACCCGATGCCCAACCCAATCCATGGACTGAGATCGAGCCACATCTTGACGAGGCTATGCTCACACTGCCTCCTCGTCAGCGCGACTTGGTCGTGCAGTGCTATTTTCAAAACCGCACGCAGCGCTCTGCCGCCGCCGCTTTGGGTTGTTCAGAAAGCGTCGTCAGCCGCGAGCTAGGAGCCGCCCTTGAAGCATTGCGGCAGTTTTTCACCAGGCGTCACGTCGCAGTCAGCGCGGTAGCCCTGGCCGCTTTGTTGCCGGCACATGCAGCATCCGCCTCCATGGCAGGCGGCACGGCATTAGTCACCGCCATGGTGGCAGCACCGGCCAGTACTTCTTTGGTGGCGGCACTGCTCACATCCAAAGTTCTGCTCACCACGGCTGTCATGACCTGTACGCTCACAGTCGCCGCTGTAGGCTACCATTTGACCACCTCTGGATCACATGGGAGTGATAGGCGCAACTCCTCAGCCGCAGGAGCGGTGGCTGCCGACCGAGGTTCACCTAACAAAATGTCAGTTGGAGTGGCCAAGAAGGGAACCTGGGAGGCCCGTTTTGAGTTCACCAGTGCGATGGCCTTGGAGGAACGCAAAAAACAAGTGCTGCTGGAAAGCGATCCCGACGCACGCTACGCCCTGCTACAGCAAATGGGCGTCGGACTGTCCCGTGCCGGCTTTGACAAACTCATCGCCCAGGGCATGGACGCCAGCGTCGCCCCTTGGCGGGATACCTTCGCGGTGCTGGAAAACCGCACCGACATGTTCGACAACTATTTGATGGCCTGGAGCAATGAAAATCCGCTGGCCGCTCTCAATTGGGTGGCTTCCCAGCCGGACGGCGGCCTCGGCATGCGCAAGCAGTTGCTCTACGCTCTGGAGGCGGGGCAATTCCAGCCGGACACACTTCGGGAGTGGATCAGCAATCTGAAGAAAGAGTCCATGCAAAAGGAGGCTGCGCTGGCACTCGAGTGGTTAGACAATCCATCTTCGTTGATTGCGCGCCTTGGCACCGGCGGCAACGACGGTTTTCTCGTCGACTTGGCGATGCTGCGCAGTGGTGAACGTCTGGACTGGGCAGCGTTCGGCAGCAGACTCGGCGCGGGTAAAAGCGCCATCGTTGCCCGGGCGATGCGACAGGTGCTGGACTCAGGCCTCTCGCTTCAGACCATTACCCCTTTCCTTCAAGGATTGGCCACTTCGGCCGATCCCCACATCAGTGTCGGGGCCGTCACCCTCATGCGCGCCGCTTATGGCCAGGCAGATGTGGATTACAGGGTGGCTCTCGGCCTAGCCGCAGATTGTGAAAAGGCAGGGATGGGCAACTACAAAATCAGTGTTTTTAAAGGCTGGGCCGTGGCGGATCCTGAAGCAGCCCTGCAATACACCGCCAGGCTGAAAGACCTGGCCAGCATGCGTCATGTGCTCAGCGCCCTGTCCCCACTGCCTGATGACACCACGCTAGTGGCCATGATGGCAGGCACACCGCCGGTAGCACAGGACATCGCCCTGGCTGCCCTCTATAGCCGGAGCACCGAGGGGCTGTCTGCCAGGCTTCAAAGGATCATGGAGTCCACCACAGTCGTTGACCAAGTGGAGGCAGCCAAGGAGGTGCTGCGGAATCTGCCCTTCGCGGATGCGCCCGCCGCTGCCCAATGGTTAAAGCAGCAGCCTGCTGGCAAATCGCGTCAGGAGATGGCCCTGGCTTTGAGCAGACGGCTCGCGGCGGTGGATCCCCAGACCGCGCTGGAACTCATCCTTAGCGAGGGGCTGAGTGGGAGGGAATATGACGAAGCCATGTCCCATGCGGTGAAGCAATTTTCCGCACAGAATGACATGGAGCAGTCCACCCGCTTCATCCAGCAAATCACCGATCCTACAGCCTATGCAGATGCGCTCGGCCAGATCGCCATGGTCAAATTTGCCGGTCGTCCGCAGGAAGCCTACGCCTATCTGCAAAAGCACTCCCGCGGTGATTGGCAGCTCGCCGCCTTGCAGATGCTGAGTGAACTCCAATACAACAAGCTGGGCAACATAGACGCCAATGCCGCCGAGATCCTCAAGCTCGACCTGCCAAAGATGGGCCCCGACGTCGCCAAACGAGCCAGCAACTTCTGTCGGGTCTGGATAGATCACCAAGTCCCGGTGACCACCCCGCTCGCCTGGACCCAGCAACTTCCCAGCCCCATGGGGCGTGCAACCCGCCTGCAACTGGCTAGGCGGAATGAACTCAAGCCCGCCACCTTGGAACAATTCCACACCTGGACTCAGACCGCGTCCATCAGCCAGGCAGAGCGCGCCCAGTTGCAAACAGTCTTGCAAAAACGCCTCGCTGACCCAAGGGTCAAATAGGCCGATTCGGCCCCCTGCCTAACCAAGCGTACGAACCTGAAAATTATCCTGGTAACGCGCGAAGTTTAGAAGGCCCTTCAGCCAAAGTAGTCCAGAGCTTTAGCTCGCGAAGACCTCGATTGAAGATTCGATCTGACCTGCCATAGACAGAGGATCTGCCAAGCCCATAAGCAATGCCCACGACAACAAAACACATCCCCAGCCAGGCCAGCCATCCTCCTGCTCCTGACATGGCATAGGCCATCAGAATCGTCCCCAGTAAGACATTGAGGATCGCGTATTTCATTCGAGTGGCAGCGGACTTGCAGGAACAGAACACTGTCCCGATCATACATACTTTATCTGACAAACGCCACAACCTACCGGCAGCCCTGTAGCTCGATTTTCCAAAATCGAGACGTTTCGATGCCCCTCAGCTCCCTCCTCCTCTCCACTCCCCTCATTCCACGTCCCCA
Protein-coding regions in this window:
- a CDS encoding TetR/AcrR family transcriptional regulator is translated as MKKDLSPPCVGRPRCFDPEEALEKAMQVFWKQGYEGTSLSDLTEAMGINRPSLYATFGNKEALFVKVMDRYSAGPVAYVLDSLNEPTVKKVIEKLFADAVSLFADPDLPRGCMGIQGVLCGSKETASVVENVRARRVATQKKMAERFERGIQEGDLPSSVNAEDLARHLVIILNGLSIQASNGACREELKRAVGFALQSLPF
- a CDS encoding organic hydroperoxide resistance protein; amino-acid sequence: MKVLYTTQATATGGREGKAATADGTLSVTLSTPKELGGGGGSGTNPEQLFAAGYSACFLGALKFVAGKGGIAVPADATVTGQVGIGPRDDGEGFGLEVSLTIHVPGLEKSVVEDLVQKAHIVCPYSNATRGNIPVTLTVA
- a CDS encoding FAD-dependent oxidoreductase, with translation MHEAPTRHFDIAIIGGGFAGVYCAQQVLKKLRGIKSMRVGIIASENHMVFQPMLPEVVGGSLSPQHVVNPIRMICEEADVLKASVTSLDLENRIMTLDGGRFTPNVTVTFDHLMLSPGAGVDLSRIPGMSEHAYLMRTVGDAMKLRAAIISRMEEANLITKHQQRKEMLSFVVVGGGYSGVETAGQIQDLIAGVLRYYDNIRADEPSVTLVHSGERLLSMLGPGLGDYTRRCLEKMGVNLIFNKRVRAVTARTVQLNDGSTIISNLVVCTVGNAPHPILQALGAAGAVPLERGKVVVDPTGQVKGVEKVWAAGDCAAFPKADGGFCPETAQFAMRQGAIIGTNIVACIQGKPLKPFKFTGLGELATIGHRKAVAMVFGLRFSGLLAWFMWRSIYLMKLPGMDRKLRVMAEWTFEMFFPRDINLLTPSFSSPLGEMHLEKGDSLFRSGEPAQSLYAVKKGCVEITDANGHLVKAAVAGEHFGERALLGDGIWRFDATAKEPSELVAIDGGTFKTLVKSIGSLDSLFRATAQQYHLPEEIQQTVAAMSETTRLSIAADVMTKSVTSLQAGQTVQDAIAEFQAHPHSTYPVTEDGKVIGLLRRSIAYDWLKNHGLTSQDLLKDLPLTKPFCVRSDMPVPELVQTLMRTGVSKAIVVDPDYRLLGIVTVFDLLKGGQESVPPVAPVILPELAISPR
- a CDS encoding SDR family NAD(P)-dependent oxidoreductase codes for the protein MKLKNKVAVVTGASKGIGADIAKHFAAEGASVVVNYASSKVGADKVVDEITLKGGKAIAVQGDVSKKADIERLFSETQKAYGKVDILVNNAGIYEFAPLEEVTEEHYHKQFNLNVLGLILTTQEAVKLIGPEGGSIINISSGVTTLAVPNSVVYSATKGAVDTATRVLAKELGARKIRVNAINPGMVETEGVHSAGISESELRRDLEKQTPLGRIGQTQDIAPAAVFLASSDSSWITGESFLITGGLR
- a CDS encoding AbrB/MazE/SpoVT family DNA-binding domain-containing protein; this encodes MTTVVSSKGQVVLPAQLRELDHIQPGQQFDIERVEEGQYLLKRQVSENEGLVDWLLSCPDKGWFTEVESESTDTL
- a CDS encoding DUF4886 domain-containing protein; the protein is MPQRPRAGTARTPFLFATLTFVLLAQACGLAAEPKTVRILTIGNSFSRNATNHLDDLAKAGGHTLIHTPIVVGGASLELHSEKAIAHAKDPKDKAGLYTNGRSLVQQLKAEKWDYVTIQQASIKSHDFATYQPHASRLWEIIQKNAPSAKLLVHQTWAYRKDDPRFTKPNNEVNGPTTQAEMYRRLSAAYATLTKELGARRLPVGDAMYQADTDAKWGYQTDTSFDFKTAKYPALPNQKHSLHAGWSWKVPKTSKDGKKVLGMDGHHAGIAGEYLGACVWYEVLFDESAVGNSYIPKGMEVDYARFLQETAHRAVVKAAGKAPKSGTSKATPASADTVLKMKGLVAFWDFQEAAGQPRVAKGSEPYSLQEMKGPIQRTDDGVFGPWSVDIKRGQWLMIPRAQVGALDIHGKDAKVTVVAWVKRQAKDSWQAIAGVWDETRKKRQYCLFLNAPRGTKADEMKRYPLANRIHGHVSAIGGPTPGDDFCITYSSGATEIPMKKWVCLVMQYTGKESRVYVNGKLDVLEQYNPFPYPDGLYDGGKEGADFTVGAVHRGGTWGNFFGGQLGGLAVYDRALTDAELKRLAGLTPQPQ
- a CDS encoding DMT family transporter, encoding MNSASRLPRWAAIIPWLFVLLWSSGFIGSKLGVPYAEPFTFLTFRYIIVLVVLVPIALLTRAPWPQGKDQIGHLIFAGLLIHALYLSGCVYALRLGLPAGIVSLIVSLQPLLTAAFAGMMLGERVMPRQWGGLALGFIGTVLVVAHKTGSGLTFISTVPALLALIGITAGTLWQKRHCPAFDLRTSTVVQYAASLVVTVILALVTETGEVQWTGQFVFALLWVALVLSIGAISLLNHLIRSGTAVNVASLFYTVPAVTALMAWAIFGETLTGLSLVGMVIAVLGVWLARGK
- a CDS encoding PIN domain-containing protein translates to MKFIVDANVLSEPTKPEPSLAVITWLRKHERDLVVNPIVLGEIEYGILLLNPSRRRSRLEAWFRAGVSRIQNLDFDANCAAQWARLLAELKKKGRAMPVKDSLIAASALAHGLTVATRNVNDFRHTGTPVVNPFD